Genomic DNA from Hymenobacter jejuensis:
CTTTTCAGAAAAGCCAGCGCGTCGGCAGCGTGGCAGGTTACATTCCCAATGCCCAACTGGGCTAAGTTGTACTGCACTACCGCGACCAGTTTGGGGTCGCGCTCAACATAATGAACTTCGGGGATACGGCTGGCAAAAAAACTCGAATCCACCCCAAACCCTCCGGTTAAGTCAGCCAAGCGCTGTCCATCCACCAAATCAGCTTTGAAAGTTGCCGTGCGGGCCGAGGACGCCTGCTCAACGGACAGTGCCGGTGGAAAGATCAGGTCAGGGTTATCGGCCCAAGCGGGCAGCTTGACGCGTGCCTTTTGCCGGGCCTGAATCTGGCGTACTAACTCGGGTACCGGCAAGCTCGGGTACCGGCGAGCTTGCAGCGCCAGTTGGGCGGGGTCGTCGTGCAGGTGTTCGGCAACGTATTGCCGGGCCGCTGCAGGAAGCGGATATTCCATGAAGTATCCCTACGAGAAAAAGGGAAATTTAGCGCAAACTCCAGCGCAAAGCTAGTTGAGGCTGGCCCGTGGAAGCAGCCCCTAACCCAACACCTGTCGGAGCCAAGCGCTGCAACATAGCCCGGCGTGCCGAGGGCAGATTACCGTTGTGCGCTTGCACGGCCCGCTGCATATGCTGGTTGGTATTGCGGGTAATAAATACGTTCGAAAGCAAGCTTACGGCAGCTATGCCGATGGCGGCTTTCTGGGTATTGTTAAAATATTGCTGCTTGTCGCCAGCCAATACTTGCTGGCCGTACAAGGCCACTGAGCTTACAAACAAAGCACGCTCGCCTAAGTACATCCATTTCTGCCGGCGGTAGTGGTTCAGGTTAGCAATTGCCTCCTGATCATCGGCCAGGTAAGGCCGTAGCCGCTGACCGAAAAATCCCGCATTCTGATAATCAGAGCCAGATCCGGTGGTGAAGAAGAAGTTGTTCTGCACGCCGTTCTGGCCCCGGTCCTGGTCTTCCGGACTCAGCCGAATTACTACAGACTGACGAAGGGGTTGCTGTGCTTGCGCGACAAAAGCTGCCAAAAAAAACAGGCAAATAAGACCAAGAGTGCGTTGAAAACGCAATGCAATAGGAGAGATGAGATCGGGCATAAGTACAAAAGTAACATCCTGCCCGACAGTACAATGCGTACTGTCGAAACAAACTTTACAAGGCTCCTTAACAACGCAACAGAGCTATGCGTTCTCTTTGTCGTTTAAATAGCCTTTAGTGCTTGCTTAAGACGCTCGCTTAAGACAAAATATTGCCCATGAGGGCTTTAGCAGGATATCAGGAAATAATCGCTAACAAATTGGTTACCTTTGCGGTTGAATCGCAAACATTCTGTGTATCATGGTTGAGACGACCTACGTTCCCTACAAAGTAAAAGACATCGCGCTGGCCGAATGGGGCCGCAAAGAAATTCGTTTGGCGGAGGCTGAGATGCCCGGCCTAATGGCTCTGCGTGAAGAGTTTGGCCCTTCGCAGCCACTCAAAGGCGCTCGTATTGCAGGTTGCCTGCACATGACGATTCAAACCGCTGTTCTGATTGAGACGCTCATTGCTTTGGGCGCCGACGTTACGTGGTCATCGTGCAACATCTTCTCGACTCAGGATCACGCCGCTGCGGCCATCGCGGCTGCGGGCATTCCGGTATATGCCTGGAAGGGAATGAACGAGGAAGAGTTTAACTGGTGCATCGAGCAAACGCTGTATTTCGGCGAAGATCGTCAGCCACTGAACATGATTCTGGATGACGGCGGCGACCTGACCAACATGGTGCTGAACAACTTCCCGGAATTGGCCGCTGGCATCAAAGGCATTTCGGAGGAAACTACGACCGGCGTACTGCGCTTGCTTGACCGAGTAAAGAATGGCACGCTGCCCATGCCTGCTTTCAACATCAACGACTCGGTGACGAAGTCGAAGTTTGACAACAAATACGGTTGCAAAGAGTCGGCTGTAGACGCTATCCGTCGTGCTACCGATGTGATGATGGCTGGCAAAATTGCTGTGGTAGCCGGTTACGGTGACGTAGGGAAAGGCACCGCAGCTTCGCTGCGTGGCGCTGGCGCTCGCGTGATTGTGACAGAAATAGACCCTATTTGCGCTCTGCAGGCTGCCATGGACGGTTACGCAGTCAAAAAGATGTCGAATGCTATCAAGGAAGCTGACATTGTAGTAACGGCTACCGGCAACTGCGATATCATCACCGAAGAGCACTTCCGTGCGCTGAAAGACAAAGCCATCGTTTGCAACATCGGCCACTTCGACGATGAAATAGACATGGCTTGGCTCAATGGTAACTACGGCCACACCAAAGATACCGTTAAACCACAGGTAGACCTGTATAACATTGACGGCAAAGAAGTTATCATTTTGGCTGAGGGCCGTTTGGTAAACTTGGGCTGCGCCACTGGCCACCCTTCGTTCGTAATGTCGAACTCGTTCACGAACCAGACGCTAGCGCAGCTAGAGCTGTGGCAGCACGCCGACCAGTACGAAAACAAGGTATATACCTTGCCTAAGCACCTCGACGAAAAGGTTGCGCGTTTGCACCTCGCCAAAATTGGCGTTGAGCTCGACGAGTTGAAGTCGAAGCAGGCCTCTTACATCGGCGTAGACGTGCAAGGCCCATTCAAATCGGATTTGTACCGCTACTAAGACTGAATAGCACACGCACAAAAAAGCCTTCCCTGTTGTCAAGGAAGGCTTTTTTGTGCGTGTGCTATTCCAAAACCATGAACCAGGGAATATGCAGCTGTCCTGACCCAGCGTGGATCTGTATGGTATCGCTGGGTTGTACTTCGTCATAGTAATCGTGCGAAACCGTTACATCTTCGGCAGTTGAGCGCGGCCCCCATGGGCTGACGTGCAGATAGTAAGTGGTGTGTTTACCAGACGTACGATGCTTGCTTAGCACCTGAGCCTCGTAGCGAGTGCCCTCACCTTCGTCGAAAACGCAGTTGTAAATTGTAGTGGCAGCAAAGCCGTAAAGCGCCGAATAAATGACTATGGAAAACAGCAGGCCTGTGCGCGAATCGTTGTGCCAGATAAACTCGCGGCTACCAGCAAACAAAGCCAAAGCAGCTCCCGCTGCTATAGTTGCTGCCTGGGGCCATAAGGGAGCATAGTCCAAAATCTCAAAGTCCAAAAGGGCGCGTAGCAACAGGGAAGAACTTGGTCCCAGAATCGCAATAGCCAAAGAGGGGTAAGCGCTGTTCCTTTTCTCATCGAGCCGGATCACTCCTTGATGAAGCCAAAGAGCTATCGTCGCTAGCAGTGGCAACACTAGCCCAATTGCTATGGCCCATTTGTAGGGCTGCGGGTACACTAGCAGCCAACCCGCCACCGCGCCGCCAGCTATATTCAAACATTTGGCCGTGCGGAGCGCGTTTGCTAACCTTGCTTCCCGTTCTTCGGGG
This window encodes:
- the ahcY gene encoding adenosylhomocysteinase, with product MVETTYVPYKVKDIALAEWGRKEIRLAEAEMPGLMALREEFGPSQPLKGARIAGCLHMTIQTAVLIETLIALGADVTWSSCNIFSTQDHAAAAIAAAGIPVYAWKGMNEEEFNWCIEQTLYFGEDRQPLNMILDDGGDLTNMVLNNFPELAAGIKGISEETTTGVLRLLDRVKNGTLPMPAFNINDSVTKSKFDNKYGCKESAVDAIRRATDVMMAGKIAVVAGYGDVGKGTAASLRGAGARVIVTEIDPICALQAAMDGYAVKKMSNAIKEADIVVTATGNCDIITEEHFRALKDKAIVCNIGHFDDEIDMAWLNGNYGHTKDTVKPQVDLYNIDGKEVIILAEGRLVNLGCATGHPSFVMSNSFTNQTLAQLELWQHADQYENKVYTLPKHLDEKVARLHLAKIGVELDELKSKQASYIGVDVQGPFKSDLYRY
- a CDS encoding YdbT family protein; the encoded protein is MLTVQEPESRQEYGTAKGWRLFIYIFVPPLILLFLAVPIIMWGKNDAQLGFQIGLSALMLGFAGFLVYGLLETIKAKHIITTDKLIYEGILRRKELSLARIKGYRIDQNYTHILPLSSADPKIRIGYTSENYQELQNWLSNRYPDLDVLEKEQDTAKLLENDDLGRTPEEREARLANALRTAKCLNIAGGAVAGWLLVYPQPYKWAIAIGLVLPLLATIALWLHQGVIRLDEKRNSAYPSLAIAILGPSSSLLLRALLDFEILDYAPLWPQAATIAAGAALALFAGSREFIWHNDSRTGLLFSIVIYSALYGFAATTIYNCVFDEGEGTRYEAQVLSKHRTSGKHTTYYLHVSPWGPRSTAEDVTVSHDYYDEVQPSDTIQIHAGSGQLHIPWFMVLE